One Akkermansiaceae bacterium genomic region harbors:
- the rplN gene encoding 50S ribosomal protein L14 encodes MIQMESKVQIADNTGARVAKMIGVIGKRTKVARVGDVITAHIREAIPTASIKKGEVVKAVVVRSAYPVRRADGSVLRFDTNAIVIIDKDGNPKGTRIFGPVARELRDKKYMKIVSLAPEVL; translated from the coding sequence ATGATCCAGATGGAATCCAAAGTTCAGATCGCCGACAACACCGGCGCCCGCGTCGCCAAGATGATTGGCGTCATCGGCAAGCGCACCAAGGTGGCTCGCGTCGGCGATGTCATCACCGCTCACATCCGTGAGGCGATCCCGACCGCTAGCATTAAAAAAGGCGAGGTCGTCAAGGCCGTGGTCGTGCGTTCCGCCTACCCGGTTCGCCGTGCAGACGGCTCCGTGCTTCGCTTCGACACCAACGCAATCGTTATCATCGATAAAGATGGCAACCCCAAAGGCACCCGTATTTTCGGACCCGTTGCCCGCGAGTTGCGTGACAAGAAGTATATGAAAATCGTTTCCCTCGCACCCGAGGTTCTCTAA
- a CDS encoding pyridoxal-phosphate dependent enzyme, translating into MTTSDTGLLFEQILAARERVYSMGDVTPLEKLELPDLDAEVWVKREDLGPIKAYKWRGSYNAMAALTPDQRAQGIVAASAGNHAQGVALAAKALGCQAVIYMPRSTPEVKQREVMRLGGDAVEIRLLGDSYDVAGHAALKFCEQSRGVYIHPYDDVVVMGGQGTLADEVVMSGNGPFDRVYVAIGGGGLAAAVACWLKRYWPEVKVFGVEGVEQASMTAAMEAGHPVELDYLDVFCDGTAVRKAGEVTFAYCRDLLDGMITVTNDEVCHSIRTLWESIRVIPEPSGAMALAGFQKHYASGEVQPGEKVLAIVSGANMDFAQLSGIAHRAGIGSKHRRFLRVPIPEGKGSLVEFLSQLPENISIIDLQYGRIESSVQYPVLGLIGSEHDFTVLDEVLVMRGVSADDVSTDEDVDYRIINYAPGIFQHPLFVNIEFPERAGAFLHFMTEVKDLASLCYFNYAYSGERVGRALVGMEFDSESDQRSCLQRIMAMQRDHDGCIRAAREVSDETFFRLTGKKRSKK; encoded by the coding sequence ATGACAACTTCTGATACAGGCTTGCTTTTTGAACAAATCCTTGCCGCCCGTGAGCGGGTGTATTCGATGGGGGATGTGACTCCACTCGAGAAACTGGAGCTGCCTGACCTGGACGCCGAAGTCTGGGTCAAACGGGAGGACCTCGGGCCTATCAAGGCCTACAAGTGGCGTGGCTCCTACAATGCCATGGCGGCCCTGACACCAGACCAACGGGCCCAGGGGATCGTGGCGGCATCCGCTGGTAACCATGCGCAGGGGGTGGCTTTGGCGGCGAAGGCGCTGGGCTGTCAGGCGGTGATCTATATGCCCCGGTCGACCCCGGAGGTGAAACAGCGTGAGGTCATGCGCCTTGGTGGTGATGCCGTGGAGATACGGCTGTTAGGAGATTCCTATGATGTCGCTGGACATGCCGCCCTGAAGTTCTGTGAGCAATCCCGTGGTGTTTATATCCATCCCTACGATGATGTCGTGGTCATGGGTGGGCAGGGCACACTGGCCGATGAGGTGGTCATGAGCGGCAACGGGCCGTTCGATCGCGTCTACGTCGCCATCGGTGGCGGCGGGCTTGCCGCGGCCGTTGCCTGCTGGCTGAAACGCTATTGGCCCGAAGTCAAGGTGTTTGGCGTTGAGGGTGTCGAACAAGCATCCATGACCGCCGCTATGGAGGCCGGTCATCCGGTGGAATTGGATTACCTGGACGTATTCTGTGACGGCACCGCCGTTAGGAAAGCCGGTGAGGTGACCTTCGCTTATTGCCGCGATCTGCTCGATGGTATGATCACCGTCACCAATGACGAGGTTTGCCATTCGATACGGACCCTGTGGGAGAGTATCCGCGTCATTCCCGAACCCAGCGGTGCCATGGCTCTGGCGGGCTTCCAGAAACACTATGCGTCGGGCGAGGTGCAACCGGGGGAAAAGGTCCTCGCCATCGTCAGCGGTGCCAATATGGATTTTGCCCAACTCAGCGGCATTGCCCATAGGGCCGGTATAGGGTCGAAACACCGCCGTTTTTTACGTGTTCCCATTCCCGAGGGCAAGGGCTCCCTGGTCGAGTTTTTGAGCCAGCTTCCAGAAAACATCAGTATCATCGACCTCCAATACGGGAGGATCGAGTCCAGTGTCCAGTATCCTGTGCTCGGCCTGATCGGTTCTGAACACGACTTCACCGTACTGGACGAGGTTTTGGTCATGCGGGGTGTCTCGGCCGATGATGTATCCACGGACGAGGACGTTGATTACCGGATCATCAACTACGCCCCCGGGATTTTCCAGCATCCGTTGTTTGTCAATATCGAGTTTCCCGAGCGCGCTGGTGCCTTTCTCCATTTTATGACCGAAGTGAAGGATCTCGCCAGCCTCTGCTACTTCAACTACGCCTACTCAGGTGAGCGGGTGGGCCGGGCCTTGGTGGGGATGGAATTCGATAGCGAAAGCGACCAGCGGTCCTGCCTGCAACGCATCATGGCGATGCAAAGGGACCATGACGGCTGTATCCGCGCTGCCCGGGAGGTGAGTGACGAAACCTTCTTCCGCCTGACCGGCAAAAAAAGAAGTAAAAAGTAA
- the rpsH gene encoding 30S ribosomal protein S8, with protein sequence MAVLSDPISDFLTRLKNASRAGNESFTAPHSKMKESIAKILQDEGYIWNYEVDTTGKFPELKVKVKYSDNGTAVLTDLKRVSKPGIRRYVGAGEIPRVLNGLGISIVSTSKGLKTGTAARREKLGGELLAFVW encoded by the coding sequence ATGGCAGTTTTAAGCGACCCAATCTCTGACTTTCTTACCCGTCTGAAAAACGCATCACGCGCAGGCAACGAAAGCTTCACCGCCCCTCATTCCAAAATGAAGGAGTCCATCGCCAAGATCCTCCAGGATGAAGGCTACATCTGGAACTACGAGGTGGATACCACCGGCAAGTTTCCTGAGCTCAAGGTGAAGGTCAAATACTCCGACAACGGCACAGCCGTTCTCACAGATCTCAAGCGCGTTTCCAAACCAGGGATTCGCCGCTATGTTGGTGCGGGGGAAATCCCGCGTGTCCTCAATGGCCTCGGCATCTCCATCGTCTCCACCTCCAAAGGGTTGAAGACCGGAACAGCTGCACGCAGGGAAAAACTCGGCGGTGAACTCCTCGCTTTCGTCTGGTAA
- the rplR gene encoding 50S ribosomal protein L18: MMSTLNRKQVRQRIHRRIRKKVSGTAACPRLAVNYSNQHIYAQVIDDITGNTLCAASSLDKSIEKAGSNQATAQKVGELVASRAKEANIEKVVFDRGGHLYHGKIKALADAAREAGLKF, translated from the coding sequence ATCATGAGCACTCTCAATCGCAAACAAGTCCGCCAGCGCATCCACCGCCGCATCCGTAAAAAGGTGTCCGGCACCGCCGCTTGCCCCCGTCTTGCCGTCAACTATTCCAACCAGCACATCTACGCACAAGTCATCGACGATATAACAGGTAACACGCTTTGTGCCGCCTCAAGTCTCGACAAGTCGATCGAAAAAGCTGGCTCCAACCAAGCCACGGCCCAGAAGGTCGGTGAACTTGTCGCCTCCCGCGCCAAGGAAGCCAATATCGAAAAGGTCGTATTCGACCGTGGTGGGCACCTCTACCACGGAAAAATCAAAGCCCTCGCCGACGCCGCCCGTGAAGCCGGCCTTAAATTCTAA
- the rplF gene encoding 50S ribosomal protein L6, whose product MSRIGLKEITLPEKVSIKSDAAGKVTVEGPKGKLEWTMPEGISLEEADGTVTVKRASEQRRHKSLHGTSRSLISNMIEGVSNGFVKQLEIQGVGFRAAVNGQQLDLSLGKSHPILHPIPEGITVTVDANTNIKVEGIDKQAVGQFAAEVRRYYPPEPFKGKGVRYVGERIRRKAGKSVQ is encoded by the coding sequence ATGTCACGTATTGGATTAAAAGAAATCACACTCCCTGAGAAAGTCAGCATCAAGTCAGATGCCGCCGGTAAAGTCACCGTCGAAGGACCTAAGGGAAAACTCGAGTGGACCATGCCCGAAGGCATCTCTCTTGAAGAGGCCGACGGCACCGTCACCGTCAAGCGCGCCTCCGAGCAACGCCGACACAAGTCACTGCACGGAACCTCCCGCAGTCTCATCAGCAACATGATCGAAGGTGTCAGCAACGGCTTTGTCAAACAACTTGAGATTCAGGGTGTCGGTTTCCGTGCTGCCGTCAATGGCCAGCAACTCGACCTGAGCCTCGGTAAGAGCCACCCGATCCTGCACCCGATTCCAGAAGGGATTACCGTCACTGTTGACGCCAACACCAATATCAAGGTGGAGGGGATCGATAAGCAGGCCGTCGGTCAGTTTGCCGCTGAGGTCCGCCGTTATTACCCACCAGAGCCCTTCAAAGGCAAAGGTGTCCGTTATGTTGGCGAACGCATCCGCCGTAAAGCTGGTAAGAGCGTCCAGTAA
- the rpsC gene encoding 30S ribosomal protein S3: MGQKINPISFRLAVSKDWRSKWYATGKEYTDNLHEDLKIRKYIKKHLHMSGIAKVIIERAWNSVRVTLSTARPGLVIGRKGSEIERMTNEISALCGGCQVKIDILEIRKPELDAQLVAENICVQLERRIAFRRAMKRAVATAMEFGAEGIRVRCGGRLGGADIARAEWYSEGTVPLQTLRVPIDYGFAEASTVYGIIGVKCWINKKEEKEQQGGGGGRPRGGQRRDRNDRNNNNR; this comes from the coding sequence ATGGGCCAGAAAATCAATCCTATCTCATTCCGTCTCGCCGTCTCCAAGGACTGGCGCTCCAAGTGGTATGCCACTGGAAAAGAATACACCGACAACCTTCACGAGGACCTCAAGATCCGTAAATACATCAAGAAGCACCTGCACATGTCAGGCATTGCCAAGGTGATCATTGAACGGGCTTGGAACAGCGTTCGCGTTACCCTCTCGACAGCCCGCCCCGGCCTTGTCATCGGTCGTAAAGGCTCTGAGATCGAGAGAATGACCAACGAGATTTCAGCCCTCTGCGGTGGTTGCCAGGTCAAGATCGACATTCTCGAGATCCGCAAGCCCGAGCTGGACGCCCAGTTGGTCGCAGAAAACATCTGCGTGCAGCTTGAGCGCCGTATTGCTTTCCGCCGCGCCATGAAACGTGCCGTTGCGACAGCGATGGAGTTCGGTGCCGAAGGTATCCGCGTCCGTTGCGGTGGTCGCCTGGGTGGTGCTGACATCGCCCGTGCCGAGTGGTACAGCGAGGGAACAGTGCCCCTTCAGACGCTCCGTGTTCCCATCGACTACGGTTTTGCAGAAGCATCCACCGTCTATGGTATCATCGGCGTGAAGTGCTGGATCAACAAGAAGGAAGAAAAAGAACAGCAAGGTGGTGGAGGCGGCCGTCCACGTGGAGGCCAACGCCGCGACCGCAACGATCGCAATAACAACAATCGCTAG
- a CDS encoding 4a-hydroxytetrahydrobiopterin dehydratase: protein MSEELIPADELDDALKRCPEWEVEGDAITRTIEFEEYMEGIDFVNDLAEIVDEAQHFPEIDIRDLTVTIRLKTVDAGGVTDIDVELATRIDTLVD, encoded by the coding sequence ATGTCAGAAGAACTGATTCCAGCCGACGAACTAGACGACGCCCTTAAGCGATGCCCCGAATGGGAAGTGGAAGGCGATGCCATTACCCGTACCATCGAATTTGAAGAATACATGGAGGGGATTGATTTTGTAAACGACCTCGCCGAGATTGTTGATGAAGCTCAACACTTTCCAGAAATTGATATTCGCGATCTAACAGTGACGATTCGATTGAAAACCGTCGACGCAGGCGGTGTCACCGATATCGATGTAGAGCTTGCTACACGCATCGATACATTGGTCGATTAA
- the rpmC gene encoding 50S ribosomal protein L29, giving the protein MAQTKITEIRELTTEELTSRLRDLKQESLNLRLQQATGQLENTSRRNLVRKEIARVQTILSQRRLKG; this is encoded by the coding sequence ATGGCCCAGACCAAAATCACAGAAATCCGCGAGCTCACCACTGAGGAGCTCACCAGCCGTCTGCGTGACCTTAAACAGGAGTCACTCAACCTGCGTCTCCAGCAGGCTACCGGACAGCTGGAGAATACCTCACGCCGTAACCTCGTCCGTAAGGAAATCGCCCGCGTGCAAACCATCCTCTCGCAGCGTCGCCTCAAGGGCTAA
- the rplE gene encoding 50S ribosomal protein L5 translates to MKPTLQTYYQDKVVPALKKELGYANPHQVPRLEKIVVTTHVGSASDRKQAVEDAIEDISKITGQRPSISYARKSVANFKVREGEAVGARVTLRGNHMWEFLDRFINITAPNIRDFRGITPKSFDGRGNYALGINDQAIFPEIELDKIKRQLGFDLIFVTSANTNDEGRALLKALGMPFRDNKKADDAA, encoded by the coding sequence ATGAAACCAACATTACAGACCTACTACCAAGACAAGGTCGTTCCCGCCCTCAAGAAGGAGCTGGGATACGCTAATCCGCATCAGGTTCCACGCCTGGAAAAAATCGTTGTCACCACCCACGTTGGCTCTGCCTCAGACCGCAAGCAAGCGGTGGAGGACGCCATCGAGGATATCAGCAAGATCACCGGCCAGAGACCAAGCATCTCCTATGCCCGCAAGAGTGTAGCCAACTTCAAAGTCCGTGAAGGCGAGGCCGTCGGTGCCCGCGTCACTCTCCGTGGCAACCACATGTGGGAATTTCTCGACCGCTTCATCAACATCACCGCTCCCAACATCCGCGACTTCCGTGGAATTACTCCAAAGAGCTTTGATGGCCGCGGCAACTACGCCCTCGGAATCAACGATCAAGCGATTTTCCCTGAGATTGAGCTCGATAAAATCAAGCGCCAGCTTGGATTCGACCTCATCTTTGTCACCTCGGCAAACACGAATGACGAAGGCCGTGCCCTTCTCAAGGCACTCGGCATGCCTTTCCGTGACAACAAGAAAGCCGACGACGCTGCCTAA
- a CDS encoding 50S ribosomal protein L24 has product MRSKTHVTKGDEVEVIAGNHKGKRGTVLEVNATKGQVIVEGARVMKKAIRKSEQHPDGGILEQDGPIAISNVKKI; this is encoded by the coding sequence ATGCGTTCTAAAACACACGTAACCAAAGGCGACGAAGTCGAAGTGATTGCCGGCAACCATAAAGGAAAGCGCGGCACTGTTCTCGAAGTGAACGCCACCAAAGGCCAGGTCATCGTTGAAGGTGCCCGCGTCATGAAAAAGGCCATCCGCAAGTCCGAGCAACACCCCGACGGCGGTATCCTCGAACAAGACGGCCCGATCGCCATCTCCAACGTTAAAAAGATTTAA
- the rpsQ gene encoding 30S ribosomal protein S17 encodes MSESETKTSGLRKTRVGIVISTSMDKTIVVEYTNRVPHPRFKKIIKRSKKFYAHDENGDAAVGDKVSIIETRPISKKKCWKLQEVLTH; translated from the coding sequence ATGAGCGAATCCGAAACCAAAACAAGCGGTCTCCGCAAGACCCGCGTAGGCATCGTTATCTCTACCTCGATGGATAAAACCATCGTTGTGGAATACACCAACCGTGTGCCACACCCACGCTTCAAGAAGATCATCAAGCGTTCCAAGAAATTCTACGCACACGATGAAAATGGCGATGCCGCAGTAGGCGACAAAGTCAGCATCATCGAAACCAGGCCCATTTCCAAGAAAAAGTGCTGGAAGCTCCAAGAGGTGCTGACCCACTAA
- the rplV gene encoding 50S ribosomal protein L22: MEVKSTYKYARISPKKARDVARAIQGMPVSDALDALAYTPRKAAQLVGKTLKSAVANAENNHELIADDLTVKEATVGDGPTFKRFKPRARGSAGAIRKRTSHLYIVLTDEVEIPEPRERSTKPKKRSNTSKPKKAAPKQEKKEEAAPEQVEEVTAEAVVEDAAPAEDKAAD, translated from the coding sequence ATGGAAGTTAAATCCACTTACAAATACGCCCGCATCTCGCCTAAGAAGGCCCGTGATGTTGCCCGAGCCATTCAAGGCATGCCTGTTTCAGACGCCCTTGATGCGCTCGCTTATACCCCCCGCAAAGCTGCCCAGCTTGTCGGCAAGACACTGAAAAGTGCTGTCGCTAATGCCGAGAACAACCACGAGCTCATCGCTGATGACCTTACGGTTAAGGAGGCAACCGTCGGTGACGGCCCCACCTTCAAACGCTTCAAGCCACGCGCCCGGGGTTCAGCAGGTGCCATCCGTAAACGCACCAGCCACCTTTACATCGTCCTGACCGACGAAGTCGAGATCCCCGAGCCGCGCGAGCGCTCCACCAAGCCAAAGAAGCGTAGCAACACTTCCAAGCCAAAGAAGGCCGCTCCTAAACAGGAGAAAAAAGAAGAGGCCGCTCCCGAGCAAGTCGAAGAGGTGACGGCGGAGGCAGTCGTCGAGGACGCAGCCCCGGCTGAAGACAAAGCCGCCGACTAA
- the rplO gene encoding 50S ribosomal protein L15, with protein sequence MNLHTLKPNRGAKHRVKRLGCGESSGLGKTSGRGHKGQKARSGGGVRPGFEGGQMPLHRRLPKRGFNNTRFQDKIAVVNVASLNERFEDGDTVNMETLKTARLVKGTYVTVKVLGNGDLAKKLTVEGCKVSTTAKEKIEKAGGSVVEANKEA encoded by the coding sequence ATGAATTTGCATACTCTCAAACCAAACCGCGGTGCCAAACACCGTGTCAAACGTCTCGGCTGTGGCGAAAGCTCCGGTCTGGGCAAGACCTCCGGTCGCGGCCACAAGGGTCAGAAAGCCCGCTCTGGCGGTGGCGTCCGCCCTGGCTTCGAAGGTGGCCAGATGCCGTTGCACCGTCGTCTTCCCAAGCGCGGTTTCAATAACACCCGCTTCCAGGACAAGATCGCCGTTGTCAACGTGGCCTCGCTGAACGAGCGCTTCGAAGACGGTGATACCGTCAATATGGAAACCCTCAAGACAGCCCGTCTGGTCAAGGGAACCTATGTGACCGTCAAAGTCCTCGGTAACGGCGATCTCGCTAAAAAACTCACGGTGGAAGGCTGCAAGGTCAGCACCACTGCCAAAGAGAAAATCGAGAAAGCCGGTGGCAGTGTAGTAGAGGCTAACAAAGAAGCCTAA
- the rpsE gene encoding 30S ribosomal protein S5, whose product MADNQNENSTPAPAAADTPAPADAPVADAPAADASNNDDRRGGRGGPGGGRGRGGRPPRQAPPKPMTDDGKEITEKVVFINRCATATKGGRRFSFSALMVSGDKEGRVGVGFGKAKEVAECIRKGADDAKRSLVRMKIVDGTIPHEVQAEHGGGVVLLKPACPGTGIIAGGGVRAVCEAVGITDVLGKSLGSNNHANVVKATMKALSQLRTREEVLASRGKKVKENL is encoded by the coding sequence ATGGCTGATAATCAAAACGAAAATAGCACCCCGGCTCCCGCCGCTGCCGATACCCCAGCACCAGCTGATGCTCCTGTAGCCGATGCTCCAGCTGCCGACGCTTCTAATAACGACGACCGTCGCGGTGGACGCGGTGGTCCTGGTGGTGGCCGTGGACGTGGTGGCCGCCCACCACGCCAGGCACCTCCCAAGCCAATGACCGACGACGGTAAGGAGATCACAGAAAAAGTTGTCTTCATCAACCGTTGTGCCACAGCTACCAAAGGTGGACGTCGCTTCAGTTTCTCCGCCCTGATGGTATCGGGTGACAAGGAAGGCCGCGTAGGCGTTGGATTCGGAAAAGCCAAGGAGGTTGCCGAATGCATCCGCAAGGGGGCAGACGACGCCAAGCGTTCACTCGTTCGCATGAAGATCGTGGATGGAACTATCCCGCACGAGGTTCAGGCTGAGCACGGTGGCGGTGTGGTCCTTCTTAAACCGGCATGCCCCGGAACCGGTATCATCGCCGGTGGTGGTGTCCGTGCCGTCTGTGAAGCCGTTGGTATCACTGACGTTCTCGGCAAGAGCCTCGGCTCCAACAACCACGCCAACGTTGTCAAAGCCACGATGAAGGCTCTATCCCAACTCCGCACCCGTGAGGAAGTCCTCGCGAGCCGCGGCAAGAAGGTCAAGGAAAACCTCTAG
- the secY gene encoding preprotein translocase subunit SecY: protein MISAFASTWKVPELRERILFTLAMIVIIRLGVHVTLPGVDASVIAEYLADKQKSGGASGPGAAVGAMLGFFSGGGLQKMGVFALGIMPYISASIMMQLMTAVVPKLSKLAREDGGRQKINSYTRFITIVIALVQGYLLAISLKNPGNIPGLQGISKFGEVVPEHGFVFIAMTVLTIVTGTLLLMWLGDQITERGLGNGISLIITVNIISSLPGALVITWQTLVSGAEAGPGAAAFLVFLVAFLIFVIAAVIAITQAQRRIAVQYAKRVMGRKQLGGQTQYLPLKVNYAGVMPIIFATAILSLPTFILQSAFPTQQWSQNIQNALAGGGLTYYLVAGVMIFFFSYFWVATMFQPSEISENLKRSGGYIPGVRPGKPTADFLDFTMTRLTFAGAIFLTIIFILPWIVSQMPRGIIGKELPFLVTSFFGGTSLLILVGVLLDMMRQIETHLLQRHYDGFLRKGKIKGRYDRLQNTGQRASSGTIIYLWVFIAVLIVVGVSYWIYQGG from the coding sequence ATGATCTCCGCATTTGCGAGCACATGGAAAGTCCCTGAACTACGGGAACGCATCCTCTTTACTTTGGCGATGATTGTCATCATCCGCCTTGGTGTTCACGTCACTCTTCCCGGAGTTGATGCCAGCGTCATCGCTGAATATCTGGCCGATAAACAAAAATCCGGCGGCGCAAGCGGACCGGGCGCGGCTGTTGGTGCCATGCTTGGTTTCTTCTCAGGTGGTGGTCTCCAGAAAATGGGGGTTTTTGCCCTCGGTATCATGCCTTACATCTCGGCATCGATCATGATGCAGCTGATGACCGCAGTGGTGCCCAAGCTCTCCAAGCTGGCCCGTGAGGACGGTGGCCGCCAGAAGATCAATTCCTACACCCGCTTCATCACCATCGTGATTGCCTTGGTGCAGGGTTACCTGCTTGCCATCAGTCTGAAAAACCCGGGCAATATCCCGGGACTTCAAGGTATTTCAAAATTTGGTGAGGTCGTCCCCGAGCACGGCTTTGTCTTCATCGCGATGACGGTGCTTACCATCGTCACCGGCACCCTGCTGCTGATGTGGCTGGGCGACCAGATTACCGAGCGTGGTCTGGGTAACGGTATCTCCCTGATCATTACCGTCAACATCATCTCCTCCCTTCCCGGTGCTCTGGTGATCACCTGGCAGACACTGGTCTCTGGTGCTGAAGCCGGCCCGGGAGCCGCTGCCTTCCTCGTCTTCCTCGTGGCCTTCCTGATCTTCGTTATCGCGGCAGTCATCGCCATTACCCAGGCCCAGCGCCGGATCGCAGTCCAGTATGCCAAGCGTGTCATGGGACGCAAGCAGCTCGGAGGACAGACCCAGTACCTTCCCCTCAAGGTGAACTATGCCGGTGTGATGCCGATCATTTTTGCGACAGCCATCCTGTCGCTGCCGACCTTCATCCTGCAGTCAGCCTTCCCGACCCAGCAGTGGTCACAGAACATCCAGAACGCTCTTGCGGGTGGTGGTCTTACCTACTACCTCGTGGCCGGTGTGATGATCTTCTTCTTCTCCTACTTCTGGGTCGCCACCATGTTCCAGCCCAGTGAGATTTCAGAAAACCTGAAGCGTAGCGGGGGATATATCCCCGGTGTGCGTCCAGGAAAGCCGACAGCGGACTTCCTCGACTTCACCATGACCCGACTCACCTTTGCCGGTGCGATCTTCCTGACCATCATTTTCATCCTCCCATGGATTGTGTCGCAAATGCCGCGTGGTATCATTGGCAAGGAGCTTCCTTTCCTGGTCACCTCCTTCTTCGGGGGAACCAGTCTGCTCATTCTAGTGGGGGTGCTGCTCGACATGATGCGCCAGATTGAAACCCACTTGCTGCAGCGCCATTACGATGGTTTCCTGCGCAAGGGCAAGATCAAGGGTCGTTACGACCGGCTTCAGAACACCGGCCAGCGCGCATCCAGCGGCACGATTATCTACCTCTGGGTCTTTATCGCCGTGTTGATTGTCGTCGGTGTTTCCTACTGGATTTACCAAGGCGGCTAG
- the rplP gene encoding 50S ribosomal protein L16: protein MPLMPKRVKFRKSMRGNRGGNAQRGNTVSFGDFGLQCLGRGWMTNRQIEACRVAINRQLKRKGKVWIRVFPHKSITGRPPETRMGKGKGAVEAWVAVIRPGTMLFEVAGVSETAAKQALRLASYKLGVPTRFIVRGNHG from the coding sequence ATGCCATTAATGCCCAAAAGAGTGAAGTTCCGCAAGTCAATGCGCGGAAACCGAGGAGGAAACGCCCAGCGCGGAAATACCGTGAGCTTCGGCGACTTCGGCCTTCAGTGCCTCGGTCGCGGATGGATGACCAACCGTCAGATTGAAGCCTGCCGTGTTGCCATCAACCGTCAACTTAAGCGTAAAGGAAAAGTCTGGATCCGCGTCTTTCCTCATAAGTCCATCACTGGACGTCCACCGGAAACCCGCATGGGTAAAGGTAAAGGTGCTGTCGAGGCATGGGTCGCCGTGATCCGCCCCGGTACGATGCTTTTCGAAGTCGCAGGCGTTTCAGAAACAGCCGCGAAACAAGCACTGCGTCTCGCTTCCTACAAGCTCGGTGTGCCAACCCGCTTCATTGTCCGTGGAAACCACGGCTAA
- the rpsS gene encoding 30S ribosomal protein S19 produces MPRSLKKGPFVDQKLLAKIDAAEASKDKKPIKTWSRKSVITPDFVGHTFHVHNGKSFVTVYVNENMVGHKLGEFSPTRIFKAHGGIGKR; encoded by the coding sequence ATGCCAAGATCACTCAAAAAAGGCCCCTTCGTTGACCAGAAACTGCTTGCCAAAATCGATGCAGCCGAAGCCAGCAAAGATAAAAAGCCCATCAAGACCTGGAGTCGCAAATCCGTGATTACTCCCGACTTCGTTGGCCATACATTCCACGTCCATAACGGCAAGTCATTCGTGACCGTCTACGTGAACGAGAACATGGTCGGCCACAAGCTTGGTGAATTCTCACCGACACGTATCTTCAAGGCACACGGCGGTATCGGTAAACGATAA